The Schistocerca americana isolate TAMUIC-IGC-003095 chromosome 8, iqSchAmer2.1, whole genome shotgun sequence genome contains the following window.
GAGCTGGAGACAATTGTGGCCACCCATTCATAAcgagttggatccagtagtgagtgacagtgATGAGCCAGTCTATttggaattatcaattactttgtacactgacatgttccacaaccttccaggaggagaagaaattgatgatcaAGATGTTACtgagtggctgaatgaggaaaactgtgataaggaccaaactttaacagatgaagaaataatcaaaagcatgCAAGAAAGtagtgatgaaagtgatgatgaaCTGGACAGAGGAGGAGAGAGCATGAcgatttctcacactgctggtgctgggGTCTTCCTGGAGTATATTATGCAACAACCATATATGTGCAGTACCAATGTAATGCTTGCACAGCAGTTGCATGATAAAGCATGCTACCGTTGCGTATCATCATTGcaacagttaaaaattagggacatgtttcatagtcAGTGATATGACTGTATAATTACGTACAGTATACACCcaaggactaagttttctgtgGAAATAAATGCATTTTTGAACTCAATAAACTATATCctgtgttttaaaattgtatcctttgGTTTAATAAAGTACAGCACACTATATCCCCtaggttttcaaaataaataaatgaataaaataaatttcaggcacTCAATAATCCGGCACCCATATGTCGCAAGAATGACCGGCTcagcgagagtctagtgtattaAAATATGTAGATCCACATATTTGATATGGTACATGTTTCATATATGTAATCTATGAAACATGTTAACACACACAATTGTTACACAAGTATATGAttgttatgtacaagataacttaTAGATTCCAGTATATATTTCTCTTCGTACCTTGGGTCAAGAATACGGTTATAATATAGAAGCTTCAACATATAGCAGCAACTTTAATCTCCAGTTAAAAATCAACTGTAAATCTAGAAGCTGTTCTATTTCATTTAgtttatggaggggggggggggggggggggggggagctatgtACTGGTATTTCACTCATAAGGATGAAAATGAAAAGTAAAACAGACAGAAAATAaagctttttttttctaaaatattataTTCATTCTAGTGGTGAAATATTCCAAACAGCCAATTTAGAAACACCATAAAACAATTTGTTTTAAATTGAGGTTGAACTAAGAAGAACAACAACAGTCTACTCAGTTTATTCACAATTTAGTACCCTACACTTACTTTTCACATACATAGCAGTAATATACAAAAAGGACCTCACCAAAATTGAAAAAGAACAGCTTCATAAATGAGATTACTGATGAAGCAAATGATTTAAAAATACATATATGTCTATTCCATCTTACATTGTTTCCTTCACAGCGCACATTACATACTACATAAACACAATCCATTGCACTTAGGGATAGAGAATGCAATCTGATCTTCTGATCTTGTTGCAGTTAGGCTAGTTACAGACGTTGTATTTTCATAAACTCTTCCTATATTCTCATCATTTGctaaactgtttatcacccacAGAAGCAATCCTGTCATTTCCCTACTGTAAATAAGGTATTATACAACTGAACTGAGTTTAATAGCTAAAACTTTTCAATGTTtctaatgcacaaattttaacagtgTGGTTTTTACAAGCAATTATTTGTAATATCACCACAGTAGCTCACAGAAATTCATAACACATACTATTATATTTTATACCTGGTCTACAAATATACTTTGCATAGTATTCCATTACAAACAACATTTCTGATTTAACTCTCACACTGTGAGTGCTGAAACTATGAACTATACAAcaatcatttttattttaaaacatttcacAAGACTTTATCACGTCCAGTAGTAATTTACTACAAAACAATGGATTTATATCTAACACACTACTACTTTTTGCATGCAGTCTACACTAACAGTAATTTCACTCCACAGAGTATTTTCTGATTTACTGTTCAGTATGTAATTGTTTTTAAGGAAACTTTTCAACATTCAGGGTGAATGTCCATTAAGTGTGACATTTTCCACAAATAAGTGATACACACAGGATCCAAATATGAAACACAAAAGATTGAATTTACCCTATCCATAACTAAATTGTATAGGCCTACATGAATTTACTCCTCTTATGCAAAATAAATTATACAGCCATTCACACAGCTTAACAGAAGAAGTAAGTGTGAAACAGGCAATGGCAAAGCAGTATTAATGCTGCACAGTACCATGAACAAGAGTTATTAAATCAGGAAATAGACAATATAGCATCTGATTTATTTAATGAATCATCGGTTATCTGAATTGTACACTGTAAGTGctttggaaaaaaaattatacGTAAGCAACTGTATAAACGGTCCTTTAGCATAATGTTGCATGCTGTCGTAACACTACCTGCATATATTTCTATACAACAGCTGCTCACCATTTTCATGAACTTATGCTGTTATAGGGAGCTGTAGTGACAAGTTTACATGGATGCCCATAGCAAAAGTTCAAGTGCCCAGAAGAGGGGAAGGGGATTAAAACAATGAATCAAACACACTAACAGGGGCTTGAAACCAGGGCACACAAGCCAGACAGTAACAATTTGTCACAATTCCTAGGTCTTGGTCTGCAGCCAGGATTTCAACACAATGTGGGATCCATAGTATTTTCTCTGAAAGGAAATTCTTCATGTCAAATTCCCCTGCAGTGATTTAGTCCCTCCCTTCCTCTGGCTGTCTATGTTTTCCTTGCAAGCTGCCATGTACATTGGATTGGCATTACAGCACCCTACAGTACCATCTGAACCTAAAGATGGTGTGCTGTTGTTACACTTGAGAAGCATTTAAGCAatttttacatcaggaaagaatcAAGTGTGACCAAAAAATACTATAAAATTAATAGTAAGTTGTATTGTGACTAAGAAATCTGTATAACTTATCTATTGCAAACTCCTGAAAGCAGTGGAAATATATGAGATGCAGACATCATTTACAATAGATCGTCATTAAAAGAATATATATTTCTATTAATAGATGTGTTCTTTTTTATAGTTTATTAGTGCtcacaaactgcataacatagaaCTCATATAAAATCACTTACTCAGGCAATAATTTTATAATCGGTCCTGGAGAAGAGATCATCACGACATATCTGATGATTTACCATTATTGAAACCTTGAAACAACACTATGAACCACAGGCAACAACTCATGAAATTCTAAGCAACACCTTAACAatgaattagttacaattttgaaTTTTAGACTATATTAGGAAGCAACCAAGCTCTCCCGTACATATACTGACATTAAGCTCACCTGAATACCTGAAATGGTAAGAGTAACAAATATTTAAGTCCAAATGCAAAGGGGTGGCAATAACTACAGGTTCATATCAGAAGTAAGaaaaaatttgaataaaattttcatGGATACAACTGTGAATCCAGATTACTAATAGTAATTAACAAACATAAAAATCAGGACTAGTGAATGCAAGAAAATCTAACATTTGGATGAAACATAACAATTTGTCTGCATTTCTTTTTGTAGCAAACATAAACAGAGAATCATCATTGCAGAATTTTAACACAGTACTAGTGATCCAAAATTCTCAAATTGCCTGACACTATTTTATTTTCCAACACTGCCCCTGATGGTATATCAATTCTGTCACCAtgattagcaacaataattacagTGCCTTTCAGAGACACACCCCTCCCAAATGTCACATCACCAGAAACAGTTAAATGATCAAGTTCAAGAAGATCTGGAATATCCGCAAATCTTGATAGAAATTCCTTTACTTTTGCGAAATGATTGTCACCCAGCTTGACCAATGGTGTCGTGGGGAACATGCGCAAGGGGCTCATAAAAAGAGAGCCATGGTTGAGGCTGTATAAGTTACTTTTCACTAACAGTAAATCTGATGTCTTCTTGACTGGCAAGAAACGCATCCGAGGAACATTTATACCGAGGCCACCATTAAAAGTCTTCATTGCTGCACCTACAGCAGTCTCTAGTTGAATAACATTCAGTCCGTTAGCTAATGTTTTATTGTTCACAATAATTTCCATATTCAGTGTTTTTTCTTGCAGCACTCGTTCTATAGCACTGAGTTTTACCCATAAATTATTTGTATTGAAGAATTTGAAAGTCTTTACTGACTTGAAATCATCGATATGTTCTTTAGGAACTTGTGCAATTTCCAGCAATCGTAACTTTTGTTCATATTGTATTAAGGTACCACCTTTCACGTCAGCTCTTGTCTTGTCTGTTACCTCCATCACAAATTCTGGTGATCTGTCTTCGGGGCGGAAGAGAAGATTCAGAATTTTTGGATCAACAGTTGCTCCAAGGTTGTCAATATTAGATATAAAACAATATTCACGACCTTGTTGAATAAACTCTTTTAAGAGCCCACAGTTTCTGAAGCTGTCATAAAAATCACCGTGGCCAGGTGGATACCATGCTTCCATGTCACCTTCAATATCACATGTTCTTGCAATCGGTAGTAACGTATCCCTGCTGATTCTTGGGAAACAGCTCTGGTTGAAAGTATATATCTCGACTTGAAGACCTTTATATCTACGTACAAATTTTTGGGTATCATCGTCGGTGTTGAACGAGTTCATTAAAACAAGGGGTACATTGACATCGTACGTCTTATTGAGATGTTCAATTTGTTGCACAGTGAGATCAAGAAAATTTAATTCGTTTCGCACATGAATCATAGACTTAGGGCCATGGCAACCCATTGAAGTTCCCAGACCACCATTCAACTTGATTACAACAAGTTTGTTTAACATCTCGCGCACGAGTTGTGTTGACGGTTCCGGAAGAGAAAAGTAATCCTTAACGGCATCTTCGGGAAGCTTTTCAATACGTTCCCAGATAATTGATGGACCCTTTTCGCTGAGAAAGCGCTCAAAAAGCTGCCTAAAACATTCAAGTTGTGTTCTCAGCTTTGGAATTTGATTCTCAGTGGCGGTACTCAACAGGCTGTCAAGTTCATGCTGCAGTTGGTTAACAGCGTCGCGTTTAGTCATTTCTTTAAATTCATGAGATCCTGATGGAACTCTTTGATGACTAAATTTCTCTTTTTTACCGTATGTGC
Protein-coding sequences here:
- the LOC124545126 gene encoding UTP--glucose-1-phosphate uridylyltransferase-like, whose translation is MEVNVVGTYGKKEKFSHQRVPSGSHEFKEMTKRDAVNQLQHELDSLLSTATENQIPKLRTQLECFRQLFERFLSEKGPSIIWERIEKLPEDAVKDYFSLPEPSTQLVREMLNKLVVIKLNGGLGTSMGCHGPKSMIHVRNELNFLDLTVQQIEHLNKTYDVNVPLVLMNSFNTDDDTQKFVRRYKGLQVEIYTFNQSCFPRISRDTLLPIARTCDIEGDMEAWYPPGHGDFYDSFRNCGLLKEFIQQGREYCFISNIDNLGATVDPKILNLLFRPEDRSPEFVMEVTDKTRADVKGGTLIQYEQKLRLLEIAQVPKEHIDDFKSVKTFKFFNTNNLWVKLSAIERVLQEKTLNMEIIVNNKTLANGLNVIQLETAVGAAMKTFNGGLGINVPRMRFLPVKKTSDLLLVKSNLYSLNHGSLFMSPLRMFPTTPLVKLGDNHFAKVKEFLSRFADIPDLLELDHLTVSGDVTFGRGVSLKGTVIIVANHGDRIDIPSGAVLENKIVSGNLRILDH